ACCCCGAGGTCGAGATCGGGGCCCTGACCGCGAACTCCAACGCGGGTCAGCCGCTCGGCGCCCTGCAGCCGCACCTGAGGCCACTGGCCGGCCGGGTGCTTCAGCCGACCACCCCCGAGGTGCTCGCCGGGCACGACGTGGTCTTCCTCGCCCTGCCGCACGGGCAGTCCGCCGCCGTCGCGGAGCAGCTCGGTGACGAGGTGCTCGTGGTCGACATGGGGGCCGACTTCCGGCTCAAGGACGCCGCGGACTGGGAGAAGTTCTACGCCTCGCCGCACGCCGGGACGTGGCCCTACGGCCTGCCCGAGCTGCCCGGCGGGCGGGCCGTACTGGCGGGGAGCAACCGCATCGCGGTGCCCGGCTGCTACCCGACCGCCGTATCGCTCGCGCTCTTCCCGGCGTACGCGGCCCAGCTCGCCGAGCCCGAAGCCGTGATCGTCGCCGCCTCCGGGACCTCGGGCGCGGGCAAGGCGGCCAAGCCGCATCTTCTCGGCTCCGAGGTGATGGGCAACATGTCGCCGTACGGCGTCGGCGGTGTCCACCGGCACACGCCCGAGATGATCCAGAACCTCAGTGCCGCCGCCGGCGAACCGGTCACCGTGTCCTTCACCCCGACCCTCGCCCCGATGCCCCGCGGCATCCTCGCCACCTGCAGCGCCAAGGCGAAGCCCGGCGTGAGCGCCGAGTCGCTGCGCGCCGTGTACGAGAAGGCCTTCGCGGACGAGCCGTTCGTCGATCTGCTCCCCGAGGGGCAGTGGCCCGCCACCGCCTCCGTGTACGGCTCCAACGCGGTGCAGATCCAGGTCGCGTATGACGAGGCGGCGGGCCGGATCATCGTGATCAGCGCCATCGACAACCTCGCCAAGGGCACCGCGGGCGGCGCCCTGCAGAGCATGAACATCGCCCTCGGACTTCCCGAGGACACCGGACTTTCCACGATCGGAGTGGCACCGTGAGCGTCACGGCAGCACAGGGATTCTCCGCGGCGGGCATCGCCGCGGGACTCAAGGACAGCGGTAACCCGGACCTGGCCCTCGTGGTCAACAACGGTCCGCGTCGCGCCGCCGCGGGCGTCTTCACCTCCAACCGTGTCAAGGCCGCTCCCGTCCTCTGGTCGGAGCAGGTCCTCAAGGGCGGCGAGGTCAGCGCCGTCGTCCTCAACTCCGGTGGCGCCAACGCCTGTACGGGACCGCAGGGCTTCCAGGACACCCACGCCACCGCCGAGAAGGCGGCCGAGGTCCTCGAAGGCCACAGCGCCGGCGAGATCGCCGTCGCCTCGACCGGGCTCATCGGCCTGCTGCTCCCCATGGACAAGCTGCTGCCCGGCATCGAGAAGGCCGCCGCGGCGCTGAGCGAGCACGGCGGCGAGAAGGCCGCCATCGCCATCAAGACCACCGACACCGTCCACAAGACGGCCGTAGCCGGCGGCCAGGGCTGGACCGTCGGCGGCATGGCCAAGGGCGCGGGCATGCTCGCCCCGGGACTGGCCACGATGCTGGTCGTCCTCACCACCGACGCCGACGTCGCCGCCCCCGCCCTCGACACCGCGCTGCGCGACGCCACCCGGACCACCTTCGACCGGGTCGACTCCGACGGGTGCATGTCCACCAATGACACCGTGCTGCTGCTGGCCTCCGGGGCGAGCGGCATCACCCCGGAGCAGGGGGAGTTCGCCGAGGCCGTGCGGGCCGTCTGCGACGACCTGGCCCGGCAGCTGATCGGTGACGCGGAGGGCGCGTCGAAGGACATCCGGATCGAGGTCGTCAACGCCGCGACCGAGGACGACGCCGTCGAGGTGGGCCGCTCCATCGCCCGCAACAACCTCCTCAAGTGCGCCATCCACGGCGAGGACCCCAACTGGGGCCGCGTCCTGTCCGCCATCGGCACGACGAAGGCGGCCTTCGAGCCGGACGAGCTGAACGTCGCCATCAACGGCGTCTGGGTCTGCAAGAACGGCGGCGTCGGCGAGGACCGCGACCTCGTCGACATGCGCTACCGGGAGGTCGGGATCACCGCCGACCTTGCCGCGGGCAACGAATCGGCCGTCATCTGGGCCAACGACCTCACCGCGGACTACGTCCACGAGAACAGCGCGTACAGCTCATGACCACCGCGCGGAAGCACACCGCACTCCCGAAGGCGCAGATTCTCATCGAGGCCCTGCCCTGGCTGACCCGGCACAACGGCAAGACCGTCGTCATCAAGTTCGGCGGCAACGCCATGATCGACGAGGAGCTGAAGGCGGCCTTCGCCCAGGACGTCGTCTTCCTGCGGCACGCCGGACTCAAGCCCGTCGTCGTGCACGGCGGCGGCCCGCAGATCAGCGCCCAGCTGGACAAGCAGGGCCTGGTCAGCGAGTTCAAGGCCGGGCTGCGCGTCACCACGCCCGAGGCGATGGACGTCGTACGGATGGTGCTCGCCGGGCAGGTCCAGCGCGAGCTCGTCGGCCTGCTCAACCAGCACGGCCCGCTCGCCGTCGGCATGACCGGCGAGGACGCCCACACCATCACCGCGATCCAGCACCGCCCGGTGATCGACGGCGAGGCCGTCGACATCGGCCGGGTCGGCGAGATCACCGCGATCGACACCGGGGCCATCCAGGCGCTGCTGGACGACGGCCGCATCCCGGTCATCTCCTCCATCGCCCGCTCGGCGGAGGACAACCACGTCTACAACGTCAACGCCGACACCGCGGCCGCCGCACTGGCCGCCGCGCTGAACGCCGAGACGCTGATGGTCCTCACCGACGTCGAGGGCCTCTACGAGGACTGGCCCAACAGCGACGACGTGATCAGCCGCCTCACCGCCACCGAGCTGGAGAGGCTTCTGCCGGAACTTTCCAGCGGCATGGTGCCCAAGATGCAAGGCTGCCTCCACGCCGTACGCAACGGCGTGGAGACCGCCCGCGTCATCGACGGCCGGGTCCAGCACTCGATCCTGCTGGAGATCTTCACCGACGAAGGAATCGGCACGATGGTCGTGCCCGATGCACAGGGGGAAGCATGACCAACGCCGAGCTCTCGCAGCGCTGGCAGCACGCACTGATGGACAACTACGGCACCCCGAAGCTGTCCCTCGTCCGCGGCGAGGGCGCCCACGTGTGGGACGCCGACGGCACCGAGTACCTCGACTTCGTCGGCGGCATCGCAGTGAACGCGCTGGGCCACGCCCACCCCGCGGTCATCGAGGCGGTCTCCACACAGATCGCCTCCCTCGGCCACGTCTCCAACCTTTTCATCGCCGAGCCGCCCGTCGCGCTCGCCGAACGGCTGCTCCAGCTCTTCGGCCGCACCGGCAGGGTCTACTTCTGCAATTCGGGCGCCGAGGCCAACGAGGCCGCTTTCAAGATCGGCCGGCTGACCGGGCGCACCCACATGGTCGCGACCGACGGCGGCTTCCACGGCCGGACCATGGGCGCCCTCGCGCTCACCGGCCAGCCCAAGAAGCGCGAGCCGTTCGTCCCGCTGCCCGGCGATGTCACGCACGTCCCGTACGGGGACGTCGAGGCGCTGCGGGCCGCGGTGACCACGGACACCGCGCTGCTGATCATCGAGCCCATCCAGGGCGAGAACGGTGTCGTCGTCCCGCCCAAGGGCTATCTGGAGGCGGCCAGGGAGATCACCCGGGCCACCGGCACCCTCCTCGTCCTCGACGAGGTGCAGACCGGCATCGGCCGGTGCGGCACCTGGTTCGAGCACCAGGCCCACCAGGGCGTGGAGCCCGATCTGGTCACCCTCGCCAAGGGGCTCGGCGGCGGACTGCCGATCGGCGCCACGGTGGCCTTCGGCGCAGCCGCCGATCTGCTCGGACCCGGCCACCACGGCACGACGTTCGGCGGCAACCCGGTCGCCTGCGCCGCCGGACTCGCGGTCCTGGACACCCTGGCCGCCGACGGTGCGCTGGACAACGTGAAGCGGCTCGGCGAACGGATCCGGGACGGCGTGGAGGGCCTGGGGCACCCCCTGGTCTCCCACGTCCGCGGCTCCGGTCTGCTGCTGGGTATCGTGCTCACCGAGCCCCTCGCACCCCAGGTGCAGCAGGCGGCTCAGGGAGCCGGACTTCTCGTGAACGCACCCGCCCCCGATGTCGTACGGCTGATGCCGCCACTGATCATCGGTGAGGCGGAGGTGGACGCGTTCCTCCAGGCACTGCCCGGTGCCCTCGACGCGGCATACGGGGACGAACGATCCGGCGAAGGACACACCGGAGAATGAGGCGACGACGATGACCGAGGCGCAGGAATCCGAGCACGGCGGGCCGTCCGTGCCGCAGACCCGCACCGCGCGCCACCGCCGGATCGTGGACATCCTGAACCGGCAGCCGGTGCGCTCGCAGAGCCAGCTGGCCAAGCTCCTCGCGGACGACGGGCTGAGCGTCACCCAGGCGACGCTCTCCCGGGATCTGGACGAGCTGGGCGCGGTGAAGATCCGCAACACCGGCGGCGAGCTGATCTACGCGGTGCCGAGCGAGGGCGGATTCCGCACCCCGCACGCACCGCTGGGCGGCTCCGCCAAGGAGGAGCGGATGCGCCGCCTCTCCGCCGAACTGCTGATCTCGGCGGAGGCCTCGGCCAACCTCGTCGTGCTGCGTACGCCCCCGGGCGCCGCCCAGTTCCTCGCCTCGGCGATCGACCAGGCCGAGCTGCACGACATCCTCGGCACCATCGCAGGAGACGACACGCTCATGCTGATCAGCCGCGACCCGGCCGGTGGGCAGGCGCTCGCCGACCATCTGCTGCGGCTGGCGCAGAACGAGCGCTGACGTACGTCAGTAGCGGGTGATCGCGGTCGGGCCCGAGCGGGTCCCGATCGCGAGATGCGGACGGCGGGCCGGATCGGCCCAGGCCAGGATCCGGTCCATCGCGGCCGCCGGCACGGAGACACAGCCGGCGGTCGCACCGCGCCCGTTGACGTGCAGGAAGATCCCGGCGCCCCGGTCCCGTACCGGCCGGTCGTAGTTGAACCCGACGACGAGGGCCCGGGCATACTGCGTCGGATACGTGATCAGATGCTCGGCCTCGGCCGCCCGGCAGTCGGCGGGGCGCGGCTCCACCCACCGGTTGTAGGCGCGCGCCGCGGTGTCCTGGCACCACCACGACCGGTCGGTGACCCGGCGGTACGGGTAGCGCGTCCCGGGCCGGGCCGCTTTCACCCCGAAGGCGTACGGCAGTTCGTACAGCCCGGTGGGTGTCGTGTTCGTGCCCTGCTTGCGCGAAGCCCCCTCGGTCAGCCCGTTCGCTCCGAAGCGGGCGGGCGCCGACCCGGCCGCCACCCAGCGGCCGGCCCGCAGACTCCACCAGGTGACCGTGCCCGTGGTGGATGCGGTACCGGCTGCCTCGGCCGTGATGAGCTGGCTGCCCCCGCCCGTGCCGGCCAGCCGCAACGGCAGCGGCGCCGCCGCCGGCGGACGGGCTCCGACCAGTCCGGCGAGAGCGAGCAGGACCGAACCGGTCACCAGAAGTCTGCGCATGCCCCGGACCGTAGACCGGCCGTCGCCGGACCACCTGCGGACCTGCTCCGTACGGCCCAGTGGCTCAGGACGCGGGCGGCATGACCGGCAGGGGGAGCGGCAGTCCCGGCAGCCCGTCCATGCTGGTGGCGACGTGCTCCTTCTTCTCGAAGTAGGCGCTGAGCGAGGCGTCGTCCTCCCGGGCGAAGCGCTGCCCGTGCAGCGTGCGGTCCTCGTCGTAACTCATGAAGGGCACGCCGTATCCGCACGTGTCCCGGATCAGTTCGGCCGTGACCACGATGATCGCCCGCAGCCCGTGCAGTGAGGGGTCGACCCCGTCGAACCGTCCGAGCAGTTCCGGGAACCGGGGGTCGTCACGGAAGACCGGCTCACCGCGGCCGTGGACCCGCACGATGTTCGGCGGCCCCTGGAAGGCGCACCACATCAGCGTGATGCGCCCGTTCTCGCGGAGATGGGCGACCGTCTCGGCGGTGCTCCCGGCGAAGTCGAGGTAAGCCACCGTCTGTTCGTCGAGGACGGCGAACGATCCGCTGACGCCCTTGGGTGAGAGGTTCACCGTGCCGTCGGCGTCCAGCGGGGATGTGGCGGTGAAGAATACGGGCTGCGCCTCGATGAAGGTGCGCAGCCGTCCGTCTATGCGTTCATATGTCTTTCCCATGGGCCGATTATCCGCCCCGCTTCCCGGTGTGGCGGGGGGATTTCAGCCGGTGGGACGGAGATGCCCGGCCGCCCGGAGAAGGTGCTGCGCCGCCACCCGCGCCGCGCGGGGCGCACGGCGCGCGGACGGCCCGCCCCGCGCAGCTTTGACAAAACATACAGAGGATCGCATAGTTATGCCTGATAGTGATTGCGGCAGTGGCTGCACCGTGGATCGCGCCGTGAGCAGGCATCCGTGACCGAGTGCGTCGCACTCGCGCGGGAAAGCGGTCGCACATCCAACCCCCTGGTTCTTCCGAGGAGCACGCAGTGAGCAACGGCAACGGCAACGGCGACGTACGTCTCTGGGGCGCCCGCTTCGCGGACGGTCCGGCCGAGGCGCTGGCCAGGCTGTCCGCGTCCGTCCACTTCGACTGGCGGCTCGCGCCGTACGACATCGCCGGCTCCCGTGCCCACGCGCGCGTCCTCAACAAGGCGGGCCTGCTCACCGAGGACGAGCTGAAGCGGATGACCGCCGGACTCGACCAGCTGGAAGCCGATGTCGCGGACGGCTCCTTCACCGGCACGATCGCCGACGAGGACGTCCACACCGCACTGGAGCGCGGACTGCTGGAGCGCCTCGGCCCCGACCTCGGCGGCAAGCTGCGGGCCGGGCGGTCCCGCAACGACCAGATCGCCACGCTCTTCCGGATGTACCTGCGCGACCACGCCCGCGTCATCGGCGGTCTCATCGCCGAGCTCCAGGACGCCCTCGTCGGCCTCGCCGAGGCGCACCCGGATGTGGCCATGCCCGGCCGTACGCACCTTCAGCACGCCCAGCCGGTGCTCTTCGCCCACCACGTCCTGGCCCATGTGCAGCCCCTGTCCCGGGACGCCGAGCGGCTGCGGCAGTGGGACGCGCGGACCGCGGTCTCGCCGTACGGCTCCGGCGCGCTCGCCGGCTCCTCGCTCGGGCTCGACCCGGAGGCGGTCGCCGCCGATCTCGGCTTCGAGGGCGGTTCGGTGGGCAACTCCATCGACGGAACGGCCTCGCGGGACTTCGTCGCCGAGTTCGCGTTCATCACCGCGATGATCGGTGTCAACCTCTCCCGGATCGCCGAGGAGATCATCATCTGGAACACGAAGGAGTTCTCCTTCGTCACCCTGCACGACGCCTTCTCCACCGGCTCCTCGATCATGCCGCAGAAGAAGAACCCCGACATCGCCGAACTGGCACGGGGCAAGTCGGGCCGGCTCATCGGCAACCTGACCGGCCTCATGGCCACACTCAAGGCCCTGCCGCTCGCGTACAACCGCGACCTCCAGGAGGACAAGGAGCCGGTCTTCGACTCCTGCGACCAGCTCGAAGTCCTGCTCCCCGCCTTCACCGGGATGATGGCCACCCTCACCGTCAACCGCGAGCGCATGGAGGAACTGGCCCCGGCCGGCTTCTCGCTCGCCACCGACATCGCCGAGTGGCTGGTCAAGAAGGGCGTCCCGTTCCGCGTCGCCCACGAGGTCGCCGGCGAGTGCGTCAAGGAGTGCGAGAGCCACGGCATCGAGCTCGACGAGCTGACCGACGAACAGTTCGCGAAGATCTCCGAGCACCTCACCCCCGAGGTCCGCACGGTCCTCAACGTGGCCGGTGCACTCGCCTCCCGTAACGGCCGGGGCGGCACGGCGCCCTCGGCCGTGGCCGTCCAGCTGGCCGAGGTCAAGGCGGACCTGGCGACGCAGCACGCCTGGGCGGCGGCGCGCAAGTAGCCCGATGCGCATCGCGGGCTACGTTGGGGGTAGGCGAGATTCCTGCCGACCACGAGGAGCCCGCGATGCCGTTCGCCCGACTGACCACAGCGACCACCCCGACCGCCCACATCGGGCTCGGCCTGGCCGCGGTCGGAAGGCCCGGCTACATCAACCTCCACCGTGACCGCGACCTGCCAGGTGAGCGGACCGTCGACGACCTGCGTGCCCGGACGCACGAACTGCTGGACGCGGCCTACGCGCAGGGCGTCCGGTACTTCGACGCCGCCCGTTCCTACGGCCGCTCCGAGGAGTTCCTCGGTGACTGGCTGACCGCCCGGCCCGAGGTCCGCGACGTCGTCGTCGGGAGCAAGTGGGGTTACACGTACACCGCCGGCTGGAGCGTCGACGCCGAGGCGCACGAGGTCAAGGACCACACCCTCGCCACGTTCGACCGCCAGCGCGCCGAGACCGGCGAGCTGCTCGGGGACCGGCTCGACCTCTACCAGATCCACTCGGTGACGCCCGACAGCCCGGCGCTCACCGACAAGGAGCTGCACGCCCGGCTTGCCGCGCTCGCCGCCGAAGGGGTCAGTGTCGGCCTCTCCACCAGCGGCCCCGCCCAGGCGGACGCGATCCGTGCCGCCCTCACCGTCATGGTGGACGGCGAACCCCTCTTCCGTACGGTCCAGGCCACCTACAACGCGCTGGAGACCTCGGCCGGACCGGCGCTCGCCGAGGCCCATGCCGCGGGGCTCACCGTCATCGTCAAGGAAGCCATGGCCAACGGCCGGCTCGCGGGCACGGAGGCCCCCGCCGTGATGCGGGAGATCGCCGGCGAGGAGGGCCTCGGCAGCGACGCGGTCGCCCTGGCGCTGGTGCTGCACCAGCCATGGGCCGGGGTCGTGCTCTCCGGCGCGGCGACCGTCGGCCAGCTCGCCGGCAACCTCCACGCGGCCGTCCTCGACCTCGATGAGGAGCGCAGGGCCCGGCTGGACGCGCTGGTGGAGGAGCCGGAGGCGTACTGGCGGCACCGCGCGTCGCTCCCGTGGAGCTGAGCCCTTCGCGCATCCGCCACCCCGACCCGGCAGGGATCAGCCGGTGTCCCGTCCGTCCGCCCACGCGGCCAGCGCGTCGAAGTCGGCCCGCTCCAGCCCGATCCGCGGATCTATCTGCAGCAGGAGACTCTCCTCGCCCGCCCCCTGGTCCGCGACCCACGCCCGGTCCCGGTCGGTGATCTCGTCGTCGATCCACGCGAACGGCCGCCCG
This genomic interval from Streptomyces sp. NBC_00464 contains the following:
- the argJ gene encoding bifunctional glutamate N-acetyltransferase/amino-acid acetyltransferase ArgJ, which encodes MSVTAAQGFSAAGIAAGLKDSGNPDLALVVNNGPRRAAAGVFTSNRVKAAPVLWSEQVLKGGEVSAVVLNSGGANACTGPQGFQDTHATAEKAAEVLEGHSAGEIAVASTGLIGLLLPMDKLLPGIEKAAAALSEHGGEKAAIAIKTTDTVHKTAVAGGQGWTVGGMAKGAGMLAPGLATMLVVLTTDADVAAPALDTALRDATRTTFDRVDSDGCMSTNDTVLLLASGASGITPEQGEFAEAVRAVCDDLARQLIGDAEGASKDIRIEVVNAATEDDAVEVGRSIARNNLLKCAIHGEDPNWGRVLSAIGTTKAAFEPDELNVAINGVWVCKNGGVGEDRDLVDMRYREVGITADLAAGNESAVIWANDLTADYVHENSAYSS
- a CDS encoding aldo/keto reductase — translated: MPFARLTTATTPTAHIGLGLAAVGRPGYINLHRDRDLPGERTVDDLRARTHELLDAAYAQGVRYFDAARSYGRSEEFLGDWLTARPEVRDVVVGSKWGYTYTAGWSVDAEAHEVKDHTLATFDRQRAETGELLGDRLDLYQIHSVTPDSPALTDKELHARLAALAAEGVSVGLSTSGPAQADAIRAALTVMVDGEPLFRTVQATYNALETSAGPALAEAHAAGLTVIVKEAMANGRLAGTEAPAVMREIAGEEGLGSDAVALALVLHQPWAGVVLSGAATVGQLAGNLHAAVLDLDEERRARLDALVEEPEAYWRHRASLPWS
- a CDS encoding pyridoxamine 5'-phosphate oxidase family protein gives rise to the protein MGKTYERIDGRLRTFIEAQPVFFTATSPLDADGTVNLSPKGVSGSFAVLDEQTVAYLDFAGSTAETVAHLRENGRITLMWCAFQGPPNIVRVHGRGEPVFRDDPRFPELLGRFDGVDPSLHGLRAIIVVTAELIRDTCGYGVPFMSYDEDRTLHGQRFAREDDASLSAYFEKKEHVATSMDGLPGLPLPLPVMPPAS
- the argH gene encoding argininosuccinate lyase, with translation MSNGNGNGDVRLWGARFADGPAEALARLSASVHFDWRLAPYDIAGSRAHARVLNKAGLLTEDELKRMTAGLDQLEADVADGSFTGTIADEDVHTALERGLLERLGPDLGGKLRAGRSRNDQIATLFRMYLRDHARVIGGLIAELQDALVGLAEAHPDVAMPGRTHLQHAQPVLFAHHVLAHVQPLSRDAERLRQWDARTAVSPYGSGALAGSSLGLDPEAVAADLGFEGGSVGNSIDGTASRDFVAEFAFITAMIGVNLSRIAEEIIIWNTKEFSFVTLHDAFSTGSSIMPQKKNPDIAELARGKSGRLIGNLTGLMATLKALPLAYNRDLQEDKEPVFDSCDQLEVLLPAFTGMMATLTVNRERMEELAPAGFSLATDIAEWLVKKGVPFRVAHEVAGECVKECESHGIELDELTDEQFAKISEHLTPEVRTVLNVAGALASRNGRGGTAPSAVAVQLAEVKADLATQHAWAAARK
- a CDS encoding acetylornithine transaminase, translating into MTNAELSQRWQHALMDNYGTPKLSLVRGEGAHVWDADGTEYLDFVGGIAVNALGHAHPAVIEAVSTQIASLGHVSNLFIAEPPVALAERLLQLFGRTGRVYFCNSGAEANEAAFKIGRLTGRTHMVATDGGFHGRTMGALALTGQPKKREPFVPLPGDVTHVPYGDVEALRAAVTTDTALLIIEPIQGENGVVVPPKGYLEAAREITRATGTLLVLDEVQTGIGRCGTWFEHQAHQGVEPDLVTLAKGLGGGLPIGATVAFGAAADLLGPGHHGTTFGGNPVACAAGLAVLDTLAADGALDNVKRLGERIRDGVEGLGHPLVSHVRGSGLLLGIVLTEPLAPQVQQAAQGAGLLVNAPAPDVVRLMPPLIIGEAEVDAFLQALPGALDAAYGDERSGEGHTGE
- the argC gene encoding N-acetyl-gamma-glutamyl-phosphate reductase gives rise to the protein MVVRAAVAGASGYAGGELLRLLLVHPEVEIGALTANSNAGQPLGALQPHLRPLAGRVLQPTTPEVLAGHDVVFLALPHGQSAAVAEQLGDEVLVVDMGADFRLKDAADWEKFYASPHAGTWPYGLPELPGGRAVLAGSNRIAVPGCYPTAVSLALFPAYAAQLAEPEAVIVAASGTSGAGKAAKPHLLGSEVMGNMSPYGVGGVHRHTPEMIQNLSAAAGEPVTVSFTPTLAPMPRGILATCSAKAKPGVSAESLRAVYEKAFADEPFVDLLPEGQWPATASVYGSNAVQIQVAYDEAAGRIIVISAIDNLAKGTAGGALQSMNIALGLPEDTGLSTIGVAP
- a CDS encoding L,D-transpeptidase family protein → MRRLLVTGSVLLALAGLVGARPPAAAPLPLRLAGTGGGSQLITAEAAGTASTTGTVTWWSLRAGRWVAAGSAPARFGANGLTEGASRKQGTNTTPTGLYELPYAFGVKAARPGTRYPYRRVTDRSWWCQDTAARAYNRWVEPRPADCRAAEAEHLITYPTQYARALVVGFNYDRPVRDRGAGIFLHVNGRGATAGCVSVPAAAMDRILAWADPARRPHLAIGTRSGPTAITRY
- a CDS encoding arginine repressor is translated as MTEAQESEHGGPSVPQTRTARHRRIVDILNRQPVRSQSQLAKLLADDGLSVTQATLSRDLDELGAVKIRNTGGELIYAVPSEGGFRTPHAPLGGSAKEERMRRLSAELLISAEASANLVVLRTPPGAAQFLASAIDQAELHDILGTIAGDDTLMLISRDPAGGQALADHLLRLAQNER
- the argB gene encoding acetylglutamate kinase produces the protein MTTARKHTALPKAQILIEALPWLTRHNGKTVVIKFGGNAMIDEELKAAFAQDVVFLRHAGLKPVVVHGGGPQISAQLDKQGLVSEFKAGLRVTTPEAMDVVRMVLAGQVQRELVGLLNQHGPLAVGMTGEDAHTITAIQHRPVIDGEAVDIGRVGEITAIDTGAIQALLDDGRIPVISSIARSAEDNHVYNVNADTAAAALAAALNAETLMVLTDVEGLYEDWPNSDDVISRLTATELERLLPELSSGMVPKMQGCLHAVRNGVETARVIDGRVQHSILLEIFTDEGIGTMVVPDAQGEA